Below is a genomic region from Spirosoma radiotolerans.
ACATTCTACGGAGCCACCTCGGGCGAAGCTTTCATTCGGGGAATGGCGGGCGAACGGTTCTGCGTCCGTAACTCCGGTGCTAAAGTTGTGGTGGAAGGCGTGGGCGATCACGGCCTCGAATACATGACGGGTGGGCTGGCCATCATTCTGGGACAAACGGGCCGCAATTTTGCTGCTGGTATGTCGGGTGGTGTGGCCTATGTTTACGATCAGGACGGCACCTTCGCGTCGAAAGTAAATCCCGAAATGGTGAACCTGGAGCAGCTCACCGGCGAAGATCAGGGCATCATCCGCGAATACGTCGAGAAGCACTTCCAGTACACGACCAGCAATGTTGCGCTCGCTCTTCTTGAGAACTGGAACGAGCAAATCCATCGGTTTGTGAAGGTCATGCCCGGCGATTTCAGCAAAGCGCTGGCCGGACGCGGCATCTCACTGGCAGAACAGATTCGTGATAAGAACATTGTGTATCAGGATATAACGGTTGATGTGACGCAGGGGTAAGTTGAGTTCGTTACCGCAGATGGTAAGACAATTGCGGTAGAAACACGCTCGCAAAGCCAAATCAAAAAAATCAACCAGGCGAAAGCAATCCTGCATGTTCCAGAAATGGAATTACACCCTTAAAAAGGCTTTTAAAAACATTAGGACGCATTACCAGGATATGATGTTCCATCGAAAGGAACGTTAGAAACTGCCCGATACACAAGATGGGAAAACCTACCGGATTTTTAGAATTTACGCGTGAACTACCCAAAAAGCGCGACCCGCAGCAGCGGATTCATGATTATAAGGAAATTGAGGTTCCGTTTTCTGAACAGGACTCGCAGCGGCAGGCCGCGCGGTGTATGGACTGCGGTACCCCTTTCTGCCATAGCGGCTGTCCACTGGGAAATATAATTCCTGAGTTCAACGACGCGGTCTACGAACAGAACTGGGCCTATGCCTACGAGATTCTGGCTACGACCAATAACTTTCCTGAGTTTACAGGACGTATTTGCCCCGCACCCTGCGAAGCGTCGTGTGTATTAGGCATCAATAAACCACCCGTTGCCATTGAGTTCATTGAGAAATCAATTGCCGAAGTGGCCTTTGAACGTGGCTACGTGACGCCCAAACCACCCAAAGAGCGTACGGGAAAACAGATCGCCGTTGTGGGTTCCGGACCTGCCGGGCTGGCGGCTGCTTCTCAATTAAATAAAGCCGGTCATACGGTAACTGTTTTTGAACGGGCCGATCAGATTGGTGGCCTGCTACGCTACGGTATCCCTGATTTCAAACTGGAAAAATGGACCATCGACCGCCGATTGGCCGTTATGGAAGCCGAAGGCATCATGTTTAAAACCGGCGTTAACGTGGGTGTGCATCTGAAAGCCAACGACTTGCTGGATCAGTTCGATCTGATCATGCTCACCGGTGGGTCGACCGTACCGCGTGACTTACCAATTCCTGGCCGTAACCTGAAAGGTATTTACCCGGCGATGGAATTCCTGAGCCAGCAGAATAAGCGCAATGCGAACCTGCCCGTTGAAGTCGATCACCAGGGGCAGAAATATGGTGATGGCGAATTGCTGGCCACCGGCAAAAATGTTGTTGTCATTGGCGGGGGCGACACGGGGTCCGACTGTGTAGGTACGTCGAACCGGCATGGGGCAACGAGCGTGACGCAAATTGAACTGATGCCAATGCCGCCGAAAGACCGGGCAGAAAACACTCCCTGGCCCAACTGGCCAATGATGCTACGCACCAGCACCTCCCATGAGGAAGGCTGCGACCGTCACTGGTCAATCAATACGAAAGAATTTGTTGGCGATGAGCAGGGTAACCTGAAAGCGCTGCGGATTGTGGACCTGACCTGGAAGAATGAAAACGGTCGGATGCAGATGGTTGAACTACCCGGATCGGAGCGCGAAATTCCCTGCGAACTGGCTCTCCTGGCCGCGGGTTTCCTGCATCCACAACACAACGGCCTGCTCGACGATCTTGGTCTGGAATATGACGAGCGAGGCAACGTAAAAGCCACGAATTATCAATCCTTAAGCAATCCTAAAGTTTTTGCTGCGGGCGACATGCGTCGGGGTCAATCCTTGGTCGTATGGGCGATCTCGGAAGGCCGTGAAGCCGCCCGTGCCGCCGACTGCTACCTGATGGGCGAAACCAGGCTCGAAGCCAAAGCCGTTTCGATGATTGCGGTAGAGTAGTCAATAAGCCGTTTCGATTGGACTAAATCGTACGTTATTAATAATTATGAAGCCCGGTATCCTTCGATATCGGGCTTTTTTATGGGATTCAGATTGGAAAATCGTCTTGCTTCAAGCGAACGCTTAACTACCAGCTAACGGTGTTCCGAAGATGCCAACAGCCAGTTCGATCCAGATGAGAACAAGCATGAGCAGGATTACCCCACAAATGGCAATTCGGTAATTTACTCTCTTTACATTTCTAATCACTAACTCACACAACAGTCCCGTGCCAAGCAGTAAAACGCCAGCCACGATAAAATCGAAAGGGCTCCAGTTCACCTCAGGAGTGAATTGCATCGCAATTAGTGGTACAGACAATACAAGCGCTACCGTGAGCACAATGCCGATCAGTCTTTTGTTTTGAAGAAGCATAACCGTATTTCTTTATAGTAAAAAGTTCATGGAACAAATGTAATATAAAGTACTTTGTATTTCAAAGTGAATGAGTAAAAAACTTTTGGAAGCTCATTCTTCCTTAAAATTCAGCAGGAATATGTTACTCAAAATCGGCTAACCGCTGGGCTCTATAACGTCACTGGTTCTTCTTTTTCGTCGAAAAACAGGTAGTTCAATAAGTCACAGTAGGGCTTTATGATGCGGGAGCCGCGTACAATTTCATCGGCAAAACTAGGCTTGAGTACCTCTTTGTCCGTAAACCGGTGCATGAAGAACAACTCCTTCCGGCGTAGCAATGCGATTTCCGGATGGTCGGCTGGGTATCCTTTGGGGGTCGTTTTCATGACCTCTCCCGATGCCTCCGGGAAGTAGGCGTTGAATTCCTCAGCCTCAATGATCGTCTTCAGTTCCTCAACATTGTAATCTACTTCCTGCCGAAACTTGGCGAGATTGGCAGGAGTTGGCTGCCACATTCCCGCACCGAGAAACGATTGGTTGCCCGGCTGAATGTGTACGTAATAATCAATCCGACCCGAATGCCGGCCACCGGGTCCAATGGCAAACGCCAGGTTGGATTTATATGGAGCCTTATCTTTTGAAAAGCGAACGTCGCGATTAATCCGAAAAATACAGTCTTTTACAGCCGTGTTGGCCAGTGGTTCGAAGGGGCTTAATCCCGCCAGGACCCGCTCTACTACGCCACAAAGTTCGGCTTTGGCCGCATCATAACGAGGTCGGTTGGCCTGAAACCATTCCCGATTATTGTTTTGAACGAGTTCGCACATGAACTCCAGTGTAGGCGCCGTAAAGGCGGCTTTTGAAGAAGGCTTTGTTGTCATAACTAACCAAAGATAGGCAAAAACGGTATTCGGTTTACCGTTAACGGTTGGCTGACGCGTGAATTTCCAATGCATCAACCAACCGTTAACGGTAAACCGAATACTATAAACCTTCTTAGTTCAGTCCAAAAAGTTGCCGTTTAAACTGCCGGGGGCAGATGTGCTCGATGGAGCGAAAGGCATTGCTAAAGTGGGTCAGGCTATTGAAGCCCGATTCGTAGCAAGCATCACTGATCGTTTTGGTCGGATTGCTCAAAATAGCTTTCGACAGTTGAATACGCTCACTTAGAATAAATTGGGCTGGTGATACGCCCAGTTCACTCTTGAAAAGTCGGAAGAAGTGCGATTTGGACAGGCAGGCTTTATCACTCAAGTCTTCGACCGATAAGGCACGGGTGAGATTTTCCCGAATATAGGTTACGACATACGCCAAGCGATTCGTATTGATATGTTGACTTGTTTGCTGAAGCAGTCCCGTTCGAACCTGGGTTTGCGAAAGCCGGACAATCAGCTCCCGCAGGGTATTTTTGATAAAGAAGGGTTTAAATGGGTTATTTTCCCGAAAAAGCCGAATGAGTTTATCGGTGAGCGAGCTGATTTCAGGATCGTTTTGAAGGAGGTAATTTTCAACGTCCAGTTGCCATTCATTAGCCGTTTCAACCCGGGGAACCTGTTCATTGAGTTCGGCAATGGTTTCGCGGATGAACTCATCGGAAATCGTCAGGGCCAGACAACGCGTCGGCTCGTCAGTGGTTGCGTCGGGGAAGTCAATTTGCATCAGCCGATCAGATGGCAGCAACAACGACTCGCCGGGTTGGTAATTGAACGGCTCCATCTCGCGAAGGTGCATCACTTTACGTCCGCTCAGCATGCTTGTCATAACGGGGGCATTGAACCGCAACTGAATTAAGTGTGCTTGCTGAAACGTCTCATACAAATGTAATTCAGCCGAATCGTGGCTTAGCGTCAGTTTATTCTCTACCAGCGTGTCTAATCGGTTGCCCCACGCGCTAACCGCTTCGTTCTTCACTACTTTTCCTGTCTGTCTCATACCAGTAGCAAATGATAGGATTACGTAAGTTTATGAGAGAATAACGCAACTAAACTTGTACAATTTCGGCAAAATTTGTGAAGAAGCTAATTAATCACAAAAAACCTTTTTTCAGCCATGCAAACTGCAGAAGCACCGAGCAAGATTATGCCCCGGCCAATATTCAAGACTCAGTACGAAAATTACATAGGAGGAAAATGGGTACCGCCCGTTGGTGGTGAGTATTTTAACAATGAATCCCCGGTAGATGGCAGTTTAATTGCAAAAATGCCCCGCTCAAAAGCAGCCGATGTCGATTTAGCCGTCGACGCTGCCCATAAGGCGTTTGAAACCTGGGGAAAAACGTCAGTAACCGAACGCAGTAAAATCCTTTTGCAGATTGCCGATGTTATTGAGCAGAACCTGGAATTTCTGGCCCGTGTCGAAACGGTCGAAAATGGCAAGGCCCTCCGCGAAACGATGGCAGCCGATATGCCGCTGGTCGTTGATCACTTCCGCTATTTTGCAGGCGTCATCCGAGCGGAAGAAGGGTCGGCAACCGAACTCAATGCCGATACCTTATCCCTGATTATTAAGGAGCCTATTGGCGTTGTCGGCCAGATTATTCCCTGGAATTTCCCGTTGCTGATGGCGACCTGGAAACTGGCCCCCGCTTTGGCCGCCGGTTGCTGTGTGGTGATCAAACCCGCCGAGCAAACGCCGACATCGCTGGCCGTGCTGTTCGAGTTACTGGAAGGGATCGTGCCGCCGGGCGTGGTCAACATCATCCAGGGCTTTGGCCCCGAAGCCGGCAAGCCCCTCGCCCAGCACAAGCGCATCAATAAAGTCGCGTTTACGGGCGAAACGACCACCGGACGACTGATTATGCAGTATGCATCCGAAAACCTGGTTCCTGTTACGATGGAACTGGGTGGCAAATCGCCCAACATTTTCATGAAATCCGTGGCGGATCAGGATGATGAGTTTTTTGATAAATGCGTAGAAGGAGCCGTGATGTTTGCGCTCAACCAGGGCGAAATATGCACCTGTCCTTCTCGCCTGCTGGTGCACGAAGACATCTATGATCAGTTTATGGAGCGGGTTATCGAGCGCACCAAAGCCATCAAACTTGGCCATCCGCTCGATCCGGAAACCATGATGGGTGCGCAGGCCAGCAATGATCAATACGAGAAAATTCTGTCGTATATCGACATTGGCAAACAGGAAGGCGCGGAGGTATTGACGGGCGGTGGCCCGGCC
It encodes:
- a CDS encoding glutamate synthase subunit beta, with the protein product MGKPTGFLEFTRELPKKRDPQQRIHDYKEIEVPFSEQDSQRQAARCMDCGTPFCHSGCPLGNIIPEFNDAVYEQNWAYAYEILATTNNFPEFTGRICPAPCEASCVLGINKPPVAIEFIEKSIAEVAFERGYVTPKPPKERTGKQIAVVGSGPAGLAAASQLNKAGHTVTVFERADQIGGLLRYGIPDFKLEKWTIDRRLAVMEAEGIMFKTGVNVGVHLKANDLLDQFDLIMLTGGSTVPRDLPIPGRNLKGIYPAMEFLSQQNKRNANLPVEVDHQGQKYGDGELLATGKNVVVIGGGDTGSDCVGTSNRHGATSVTQIELMPMPPKDRAENTPWPNWPMMLRTSTSHEEGCDRHWSINTKEFVGDEQGNLKALRIVDLTWKNENGRMQMVELPGSEREIPCELALLAAGFLHPQHNGLLDDLGLEYDERGNVKATNYQSLSNPKVFAAGDMRRGQSLVVWAISEGREAARAADCYLMGETRLEAKAVSMIAVE
- a CDS encoding DUF2461 domain-containing protein, with the protein product MTTKPSSKAAFTAPTLEFMCELVQNNNREWFQANRPRYDAAKAELCGVVERVLAGLSPFEPLANTAVKDCIFRINRDVRFSKDKAPYKSNLAFAIGPGGRHSGRIDYYVHIQPGNQSFLGAGMWQPTPANLAKFRQEVDYNVEELKTIIEAEEFNAYFPEASGEVMKTTPKGYPADHPEIALLRRKELFFMHRFTDKEVLKPSFADEIVRGSRIIKPYCDLLNYLFFDEKEEPVTL
- a CDS encoding helix-turn-helix domain-containing protein; its protein translation is MRQTGKVVKNEAVSAWGNRLDTLVENKLTLSHDSAELHLYETFQQAHLIQLRFNAPVMTSMLSGRKVMHLREMEPFNYQPGESLLLPSDRLMQIDFPDATTDEPTRCLALTISDEFIRETIAELNEQVPRVETANEWQLDVENYLLQNDPEISSLTDKLIRLFRENNPFKPFFIKNTLRELIVRLSQTQVRTGLLQQTSQHINTNRLAYVVTYIRENLTRALSVEDLSDKACLSKSHFFRLFKSELGVSPAQFILSERIQLSKAILSNPTKTISDACYESGFNSLTHFSNAFRSIEHICPRQFKRQLFGLN
- a CDS encoding aldehyde dehydrogenase family protein, which gives rise to MQTAEAPSKIMPRPIFKTQYENYIGGKWVPPVGGEYFNNESPVDGSLIAKMPRSKAADVDLAVDAAHKAFETWGKTSVTERSKILLQIADVIEQNLEFLARVETVENGKALRETMAADMPLVVDHFRYFAGVIRAEEGSATELNADTLSLIIKEPIGVVGQIIPWNFPLLMATWKLAPALAAGCCVVIKPAEQTPTSLAVLFELLEGIVPPGVVNIIQGFGPEAGKPLAQHKRINKVAFTGETTTGRLIMQYASENLVPVTMELGGKSPNIFMKSVADQDDEFFDKCVEGAVMFALNQGEICTCPSRLLVHEDIYDQFMERVIERTKAIKLGHPLDPETMMGAQASNDQYEKILSYIDIGKQEGAEVLTGGGPANSVEGGFYIQPTIFKGNNKMRIFQEEIFGPVLSVTTFKDADEAVAIANDTLYGLGAGFWSRDAHELYTIPRQIQAGRVWVNCYHDYPAHAPFGGYKKSGFGRENHLMMLNHYRQVKNLLISYSKNKLGFF